In Methanobacteriales archaeon HGW-Methanobacteriales-1, a genomic segment contains:
- a CDS encoding inositol-3-phosphate synthase — MDKIKIAIIGVGNCASSLIQGIHYYKDKKSEDAIGLMHWEIGGYQPKDIEVVAAFDVDKRKVGKDVSKAIFAKPNCTKVFCDKIPDSGVKVSMGHALDGVAAHMKDYEDNYTFIKADADPADVVKVLKESGAEILLNYLPVGSEEATQFYAQCALDAGVAFINNMPVFIASNPEWAAKFEEKGIPIVGDDIKAQIGATITHRTLANLFKDRGVKLDRTYQINTGGNTDFLNMLNRDRLDSKKESKTEAVQSVLSERMDPHNIHIGPSDYVPWQEDNKICFLRMEGKTFGDIPMNIELRLSVEDSPNSAGCVIDAIRCCKLGLERGIGGPLISISSYTMKHPPEQFTDDKAAEMVDEFIEGKLER, encoded by the coding sequence TTGGATAAAATAAAAATAGCGATAATCGGTGTGGGTAATTGTGCAAGTTCCCTCATCCAAGGGATACATTATTACAAGGACAAAAAGAGCGAGGACGCCATAGGACTCATGCACTGGGAAATAGGTGGCTACCAACCAAAAGACATAGAAGTAGTAGCAGCTTTTGATGTTGACAAGCGAAAAGTTGGAAAAGACGTTAGCAAGGCCATATTTGCTAAACCCAACTGTACAAAAGTATTCTGTGATAAAATACCAGACAGTGGAGTTAAAGTATCCATGGGCCATGCCCTGGATGGTGTTGCTGCCCACATGAAAGACTACGAAGATAATTACACATTTATAAAAGCTGATGCAGATCCAGCTGATGTGGTTAAAGTCTTAAAAGAAAGTGGGGCTGAAATACTCTTGAATTATCTGCCAGTAGGTTCTGAAGAAGCCACCCAATTTTATGCACAGTGTGCATTAGATGCTGGTGTGGCCTTCATCAACAATATGCCAGTTTTCATTGCCAGTAACCCAGAATGGGCTGCTAAATTTGAGGAAAAAGGAATACCAATTGTTGGTGACGATATTAAAGCCCAAATAGGAGCTACAATAACTCACAGAACCTTGGCCAATTTATTTAAAGATAGAGGAGTCAAATTAGACCGTACTTATCAAATTAACACTGGCGGGAACACTGATTTTCTTAATATGCTCAACAGGGATCGTTTAGATTCTAAAAAGGAATCAAAAACTGAAGCTGTACAATCTGTTTTAAGTGAAAGAATGGATCCCCACAACATACACATTGGGCCCAGTGATTATGTGCCATGGCAAGAAGACAATAAAATTTGTTTTTTAAGAATGGAAGGTAAGACCTTTGGAGACATCCCCATGAATATTGAACTACGTCTAAGTGTAGAAGATTCGCCTAACTCTGCAGGATGTGTAATTGATGCTATCCGATGCTGTAAACTAGGATTAGAGCGTGGAATTGGTGGGCCTCTGATTTCCATATCATCATATACCATGAAGCATCCTCCAGAACAGTTTACTGATGATAAAGCTGCAGAAATGGTGGATGAATTTATTGAAGGAAAATTAGAAAGGTAA
- a CDS encoding ferredoxin, producing MPKIIIDDGNCDGAECGECVDVCPMEILVIDGEKIKIQNVEECNECEVCVDVCPNACIEVKED from the coding sequence ATGCCAAAAATAATTATAGATGATGGAAACTGCGATGGAGCAGAGTGTGGAGAATGCGTCGATGTTTGCCCTATGGAAATCCTGGTCATTGATGGGGAGAAAATAAAGATCCAAAACGTGGAAGAATGCAATGAATGCGAAGTCTGCGTCGATGTTTGTCCTAATGCATGTATCGAAGTAAAAGAAGACTAA
- the oadA gene encoding oxaloacetate decarboxylase subunit alpha, whose protein sequence is MKGIKIIETAFRDAHQSLLATRMRTEDMLPIAEEMDKIGYFSLEAWGGATFDTCIRYLNEDPWERLRSLKEHVTKTPLQMLLRGQNLVGYKHYPDDIVKKFVEKSYENGIDVFRIFDALNDVRNMEYAMKVAKDQGAHVQGVISYTTSPYHTMEKYVEFAKELEALECDSVAIKDMAGLISPHDTYELVKTLKEETDLKVNLHCHCTSGMTPMSYYAACQAGVDILDTAISPLAWGTSQPPTESMVAALKDTPYDTGLDLKALNHIKKYFEGIRKKYSSILDPIAEQIDTDVLIYQIPGGMLSNLVSQLKAQDSLDRYEDVLKEMPKVRKDMGYPPLVTPTSQIVGIQAVMNVLGDERYKMISNEVKDYFKGYYGRPPAPVDPEIAKKIIGDEEPIDSRPADILKPQYARYEKEGKEMGIIHKEEDILTFALYPAVAPKFLKGEAEAETLLPPSESSGSCDISAIPTEYNVEVDGDYFEVKVVPTGYISIEESGSSSTPSGPVEGGVSSTMQGMVLKLKVAPGDKVKEGDVVAVVEAMKMENDIQAAHSGTVEEIFTAEGETVNTGDTLMVIK, encoded by the coding sequence ATGAAAGGAATAAAAATTATAGAGACTGCATTCCGAGATGCACATCAGTCTCTCCTGGCAACCCGGATGAGAACCGAAGATATGCTACCTATTGCTGAAGAAATGGATAAAATTGGGTACTTCTCATTGGAAGCCTGGGGTGGTGCAACATTCGATACTTGCATTAGATATTTAAATGAAGATCCCTGGGAAAGGCTAAGGAGCCTAAAAGAGCACGTAACGAAGACTCCTCTGCAGATGCTCCTTAGAGGGCAAAATTTAGTGGGATACAAGCATTATCCCGATGATATTGTTAAAAAATTCGTGGAAAAATCTTATGAAAATGGAATAGATGTTTTCCGGATTTTTGATGCATTAAATGATGTTCGAAACATGGAATATGCCATGAAAGTAGCCAAAGATCAGGGTGCTCATGTTCAGGGAGTAATAAGTTACACTACCAGCCCCTACCACACCATGGAAAAATATGTGGAGTTTGCCAAAGAATTAGAAGCACTGGAATGTGATTCTGTTGCAATAAAAGATATGGCTGGATTAATTTCACCACATGACACTTATGAACTGGTTAAAACATTAAAAGAAGAAACCGATTTAAAAGTAAATCTTCACTGCCATTGTACCAGTGGTATGACTCCTATGAGTTATTATGCTGCCTGTCAGGCAGGAGTTGATATTTTAGACACCGCAATTTCTCCACTTGCATGGGGAACATCACAACCACCAACTGAAAGTATGGTAGCGGCCCTTAAAGACACGCCTTATGATACAGGCCTCGATTTAAAAGCATTGAACCACATTAAAAAATACTTTGAAGGAATTAGGAAAAAATATAGTAGTATTTTGGATCCTATTGCTGAACAAATTGATACAGATGTTTTAATCTATCAAATACCAGGAGGAATGCTTTCTAACCTGGTTTCACAACTTAAAGCCCAGGATTCTCTGGACCGGTACGAGGATGTATTAAAAGAAATGCCTAAAGTAAGAAAAGACATGGGATATCCCCCATTAGTTACTCCTACCAGCCAAATTGTAGGTATTCAGGCCGTGATGAATGTTTTAGGTGACGAAAGATACAAAATGATTTCTAACGAAGTTAAAGATTACTTTAAAGGGTACTATGGAAGGCCGCCGGCACCAGTTGATCCTGAAATTGCCAAAAAAATTATTGGTGATGAAGAACCTATTGACAGCAGGCCAGCAGACATTTTAAAGCCCCAATACGCCAGGTATGAGAAAGAAGGAAAAGAAATGGGAATTATTCACAAAGAAGAAGACATTTTGACTTTCGCTCTTTACCCCGCAGTGGCCCCTAAATTCTTAAAAGGAGAAGCTGAAGCCGAAACTTTACTACCTCCTTCAGAAAGTAGTGGTTCTTGTGATATCTCAGCCATCCCTACAGAATACAATGTGGAAGTTGATGGCGACTATTTCGAGGTAAAGGTTGTTCCTACCGGATATATAAGCATCGAAGAATCAGGAAGCAGTAGCACACCATCAGGCCCGGTAGAAGGAGGAGTAAGCTCCACCATGCAGGGAATGGTTCTTAAATTAAAAGTTGCCCCTGGTGACAAGGTCAAAGAAGGAGATGTTGTAGCCGTTGTTGAAGCCATGAAAATGGAGAATGATATCCAGGCCGCCCATTCAGGAACCGTTGAGGAAATATTCACTGCCGAAGGGGAAACCGTGAATACTGGCGATACGTTGATGGTTATTAAGTAA
- a CDS encoding methyltransferase, whose amino-acid sequence MIEYEGILIYTIPEVYEPAEDTYLLAKNLDIQRKDEVLEIGTGTGLIAVYTAQRTKNVVATDINEHAIKCALKNTISNKTFNLELRQGDLFEPVQGEKFNLILFNTPYLPTSEDEKLDDELNAAFDGGEDGRETIDKFIDEVTDYLKESGRVQLVQSSLSDNEKTLQRLEAQGFEAEITAREKCFFEEIVVITGKLNKSD is encoded by the coding sequence ATGATCGAATACGAAGGAATACTAATTTACACCATCCCTGAGGTTTATGAACCTGCAGAAGACACCTATTTACTAGCAAAAAACTTAGATATTCAAAGAAAAGACGAAGTGCTGGAAATAGGGACTGGAACTGGATTAATAGCAGTTTACACAGCCCAAAGGACAAAAAACGTGGTGGCCACTGATATAAATGAGCACGCCATTAAATGCGCCTTGAAAAATACCATTTCTAACAAGACTTTCAATTTAGAGCTCAGACAGGGTGATCTTTTTGAACCAGTGCAAGGTGAAAAATTCAACCTTATTTTATTCAACACCCCTTACTTGCCTACTTCTGAAGATGAAAAATTGGATGACGAATTAAATGCTGCTTTTGATGGTGGAGAAGATGGGAGAGAAACCATTGACAAATTCATTGATGAAGTTACAGATTACCTCAAAGAAAGTGGCCGGGTGCAGCTGGTACAGTCATCACTCTCAGATAATGAAAAAACCTTGCAAAGATTAGAAGCACAGGGGTTTGAAGCGGAAATCACGGCTCGTGAAAAGTGTTTCTTTGAAGAGATCGTGGTTATAACTGGAAAATTAAATAAATCAGATTAA
- the queC gene encoding 7-cyano-7-deazaguanine synthase QueC encodes MPQKQKKAISVLSGGLDSTVATSALKEEYEIHALTFDYGQRSANREIESSKQICQKLGIKHTVMDLSWLGKLGKSALTDHENEVPQLESDKLDDKEICDETARKVWVPGRNVVFTAIATAFAEAEDAEIIIVGWDLEEAVTFPDNSREFLEAFNKTLEIGTLEGVQIEAPVIDLNKNEIVEMGETVDAPMEMSYSCYMGEEQHCGLCESCMRRKRAFEMAGVVDKTNYKFKNKILS; translated from the coding sequence ATGCCACAGAAACAGAAAAAAGCAATTTCAGTCCTTTCTGGAGGATTGGATTCTACTGTAGCCACTTCTGCTTTAAAAGAAGAATATGAAATTCATGCTTTAACTTTTGATTATGGCCAACGCAGTGCCAATAGGGAAATTGAATCATCTAAACAAATTTGTCAAAAATTGGGAATTAAACACACAGTAATGGATTTGTCCTGGTTGGGTAAATTGGGAAAATCTGCCCTTACAGACCATGAAAATGAAGTTCCTCAATTAGAAAGTGATAAACTGGATGATAAAGAAATCTGCGATGAAACTGCCCGTAAAGTATGGGTTCCTGGTAGAAATGTGGTATTCACGGCCATCGCCACCGCTTTTGCCGAGGCCGAGGATGCAGAAATAATTATTGTGGGCTGGGATTTGGAAGAAGCAGTTACTTTTCCAGACAACTCTCGAGAATTTTTAGAGGCCTTTAATAAGACTCTTGAAATTGGGACCTTAGAAGGAGTACAAATTGAGGCTCCAGTTATTGATTTGAATAAGAATGAGATTGTTGAAATGGGTGAAACTGTAGATGCGCCTATGGAAATGAGTTATTCTTGTTATATGGGTGAAGAACAACACTGCGGACTTTGTGAATCTTGTATGAGACGTAAAAGGGCCTTTGAAATGGCAGGTGTGGTGGATAAAACTAATTATAAATTTAAAAATAAAATTTTAAGCTAG
- a CDS encoding TIGR00299 family protein, whose translation MVVIIDPQTAGISGNMVVGALIDLGAHQEKVKEVMEYSASFFGGADVNFSSVDKSGIKATYVNVKCEETHSIKYMDFLEKLEEINHEFLDERMMAFSRAVFQRIAESESQIHGLPLSKIHFHEVGAADAVADVIGSAFAYFDLNFDKEVIYGLPTALGGGAKETAHGRIPIPSPSALDILRGAASFGGPVNKELTTPTGAALLMTMVQDFQEFYPPFMHQSTGYGAGGMDLDFPNVLRISRGLSPVKQDKIVLLETNIDHLSGEVMGHIFKRLMKDGALDVVLIPIIMKKNRPGQLLRVICKSKDSENVLGAIFRETGTLGVRTFPQVHRSILDRKIVPLEVDINGKRKIRFKLGMMGSQIINSRVEYEDARRVSEETGIPLKDVMEKANKAFKEYLNSPDE comes from the coding sequence ATGGTAGTTATAATTGATCCTCAAACGGCAGGAATTTCAGGAAATATGGTGGTAGGGGCTTTAATTGATTTAGGGGCCCACCAAGAAAAAGTAAAAGAGGTCATGGAATATTCAGCGTCTTTTTTTGGAGGCGCGGACGTCAATTTTTCATCGGTAGATAAATCTGGTATTAAGGCCACTTACGTGAATGTGAAATGTGAGGAAACTCATTCTATTAAATACATGGATTTTTTAGAAAAATTGGAAGAAATAAATCATGAATTCCTTGATGAGAGAATGATGGCCTTTTCTCGAGCTGTTTTCCAAAGAATTGCTGAATCTGAATCTCAAATACATGGATTACCCTTATCTAAAATACATTTTCATGAAGTGGGTGCTGCTGATGCGGTTGCAGATGTAATTGGTTCTGCATTCGCTTATTTTGATTTGAATTTTGATAAGGAAGTTATTTATGGTCTTCCCACTGCTCTTGGTGGGGGAGCTAAGGAAACAGCCCATGGAAGGATTCCTATACCATCTCCTTCGGCATTAGATATTTTAAGAGGAGCTGCCAGTTTTGGAGGGCCGGTGAACAAGGAACTAACCACACCTACGGGGGCTGCTCTTTTAATGACCATGGTTCAAGACTTCCAGGAATTTTATCCTCCATTCATGCATCAGAGTACAGGATATGGTGCAGGAGGCATGGATCTTGATTTTCCAAATGTTCTTAGGATTAGCCGAGGATTAAGTCCAGTTAAACAAGATAAAATAGTTTTGCTAGAGACAAATATTGATCATCTCAGTGGGGAAGTCATGGGTCACATTTTTAAGCGCTTAATGAAAGATGGTGCCTTGGATGTAGTTTTGATACCAATAATCATGAAGAAAAATAGGCCGGGCCAGCTTTTGAGAGTTATATGCAAATCAAAAGATTCTGAAAACGTTTTGGGGGCTATATTTAGGGAAACGGGTACTTTGGGTGTTAGAACTTTTCCACAGGTTCATAGAAGTATTCTTGATAGAAAGATAGTTCCTTTAGAAGTAGATATTAACGGAAAAAGAAAAATAAGATTTAAATTAGGGATGATGGGATCTCAAATAATAAATTCACGAGTTGAATATGAGGATGCTCGCAGGGTTTCGGAAGAAACTGGAATCCCACTTAAAGATGTAATGGAAAAGGCAAATAAAGCTTTTAAAGAATATTTAAATAGTCCTGATGAATAA
- a CDS encoding phosphatidylglycerophosphatase A, whose protein sequence is MVEAGMELCVGVEVDQALKDKLKKQILKSLEDLNVIALLMAAFQVEETFQNHRVSEVNVDDDPAYLYTDEVLGIAISNQIAGTKATFNFKRYDEEKPGIISTLGPMVDDIIAGLIAGCMSKIFEE, encoded by the coding sequence ATGGTAGAAGCTGGTATGGAACTTTGTGTAGGGGTAGAAGTGGATCAGGCATTAAAAGATAAATTAAAAAAACAGATATTAAAATCTTTAGAGGATTTAAATGTAATTGCCCTTTTAATGGCCGCATTTCAAGTGGAAGAGACCTTTCAAAACCATCGTGTAAGTGAAGTTAATGTAGATGATGATCCAGCTTATTTATACACCGATGAAGTTCTGGGAATAGCAATATCCAATCAAATAGCTGGAACCAAAGCCACATTTAATTTTAAGCGTTATGATGAGGAAAAACCAGGCATAATAAGCACATTAGGACCCATGGTAGATGACATAATTGCGGGTTTAATTGCCGGGTGTATGTCCAAGATATTTGAAGAATAA
- the cobS gene encoding adenosylcobinamide-GDP ribazoletransferase, giving the protein MLQRKEKPLRSSSYHKSLNRQEEHAWYRGIPGLISFSTILPINIHTSIAEMARYTWMWPLIGGFIGVLVGSVGLILSNVFMFSPIVTAAVVYSFAIWFTGFHHLDGLMDLGDALMAHGTPERKIEIMRDLRIGTGGIALFFIVAITTVAAIASLPTLNIFLVLFISEIAAKMGLVSCCLISTPIGNGTGRHFIEAINLPYFILITLITSIIGLLALNWVGLIGILGGITGGLITALYVKINMKYATGDVLGASNEVARMTAILAMILAFIWI; this is encoded by the coding sequence ATGTTACAGAGAAAAGAAAAACCACTTAGAAGCAGTAGTTATCATAAAAGTCTTAATCGGCAAGAAGAACATGCATGGTATAGAGGAATACCTGGCCTTATATCCTTTTCAACCATACTACCCATTAATATTCACACAAGCATTGCGGAAATGGCAAGATATACTTGGATGTGGCCTTTAATTGGAGGCTTTATTGGAGTATTAGTGGGGTCGGTAGGATTAATATTATCCAATGTCTTCATGTTTTCACCCATAGTTACAGCTGCTGTGGTCTACAGCTTTGCCATATGGTTCACCGGATTTCATCATTTAGATGGTTTAATGGATTTAGGCGATGCCCTAATGGCCCATGGCACTCCGGAACGTAAGATAGAAATTATGCGCGATTTAAGAATTGGAACGGGTGGTATTGCACTATTCTTTATAGTGGCTATTACCACCGTGGCCGCTATTGCATCTTTACCCACACTTAACATATTTTTAGTATTGTTTATATCAGAAATAGCCGCCAAAATGGGATTGGTAAGTTGTTGCCTTATATCCACACCTATTGGTAATGGAACTGGGCGTCATTTCATAGAAGCCATAAATTTACCATATTTTATTTTAATCACTTTAATCACATCCATTATTGGCCTTCTGGCCCTTAATTGGGTGGGCCTGATTGGTATTCTGGGAGGAATCACCGGTGGGCTTATTACTGCATTATATGTAAAAATCAATATGAAATATGCTACTGGAGACGTTCTGGGAGCTTCCAATGAAGTGGCTCGAATGACAGCTATTTTAGCTATGATACTGGCTTTTATCTGGATTTAA
- a CDS encoding tRNA (cytidine(56)-2'-O)-methyltransferase, with product MNISVLRLDHRRRRDARITTHVCLTARAFGASEVILSGERDKKLMENVEDVRERWGGSFKVSYQKSWDNLIEEWQKNGGEVIHLTMYGTPVQEAVPEIQESEKDKLIVVGGSRVPTPVYKAADWNVSVTTQPHSEVSSLGVFMHMLMDGKEFDLDFEGGKLEVVPCAEGKRIITHEEFDKLP from the coding sequence ATGAATATCAGTGTTTTAAGATTAGATCATCGCCGAAGAAGAGATGCTAGAATCACCACCCACGTTTGCCTTACGGCTCGGGCCTTTGGGGCTAGTGAAGTGATTTTAAGTGGAGAAAGAGATAAAAAACTCATGGAAAATGTGGAAGATGTTCGAGAAAGATGGGGTGGATCTTTTAAGGTCTCCTATCAAAAGAGCTGGGACAATTTAATTGAAGAATGGCAGAAAAATGGTGGAGAAGTTATACATCTCACCATGTACGGCACACCAGTCCAGGAAGCAGTTCCTGAGATTCAGGAAAGTGAAAAAGATAAACTTATAGTTGTTGGAGGGTCTAGAGTTCCGACTCCAGTTTATAAGGCCGCAGATTGGAATGTTTCAGTCACCACTCAGCCCCATTCTGAAGTTTCATCCCTTGGAGTATTTATGCACATGTTAATGGATGGAAAGGAATTTGATTTGGACTTTGAAGGTGGTAAACTAGAAGTAGTCCCTTGTGCTGAAGGAAAACGAATTATAACTCATGAAGAATTTGATAAATTACCTTAA